ATGATGCATATCTGTCACTTGACTTGTATCCCAATTCGATACATTTAATTTTTCTAAAGTTAATGTTCCATCAAACATATTGGACATAGTAGTTACTTGACTCGTGTCCCAATTTGATACATCCACGCTTCTCAGCTTGGGGGCATTATAAAACACGCCTCTCATATCCTTCACTGTGGAAGTGTTTAATAAATTCCCGCCTTCTATACTTTCTAGCTCTGACAAATTACAAAATAATTCTCGAGCACTTGAAGCTAGTTTTACTGGTTGAGAGAAAATAATTTTCTTGATTTTCTTCCCTTTTAATCGACTTTGAGATTCAATATGTGTCTGGATATTATATCTCCAATATGGTTGGTCTGGAAATTTTCCTGCGCCAAAAGTGATTGTTTGACTCGCTTCATCCCAGGTCCACTCAATCCCTATATTGTCAACAATTTTAATTTTACTTATTGCACTTTTTTGGCCATCTTCAGTTATAGCTGTAATTGTTGCTGTTCCTTGAGCTATCGCAGTTACATCACCTTTATCTGTCACTGTCGCTATTTTTTCGTTAGAACTACTCCATTTCACTTTTTTATTAGTGGCATTTTCTGGTGTTACAGTGGCTTTTAGCGTTTCCTTCTCTCCTACAAATAGTTCTTTATTTTCTGGAGTAACACTTATTCCTGTTACTGGTACTCTCGGTTCGTTTACCGTAATTTCACTTGAAGCTGTTTTATTGCCATCACTAGTTGTAACGATAATTTTTGCTGTTCCAGCGGCTTTTCCAGTCATGACTCCATCATTTGTTATTGAGACTACTTGATTATTTGTACTTGACCAGCTAACTGCTAGATTCGAGGCATTTGATGGTTGAATGGTATAATTTAATTTTTGAGTATCACCAATATCTAACGTCACTTTTTCAGGTGTGAGCGATATTCCTGTTACCTTTTTTTGCACAACTTTCACTTGACTTGTTGCAATTTTCCCACCGTCTACAGATTTCGCTATAACCTTTAAATTTACCGTTCCTAACCCAGTCCTATGTCCCGTCAGTTTTCCATATGGATCAACATAATGTTCGGGAAGCCACCACGCTGACTCTTTTTCTTCACTCCACTCAATCTCTTTATACGTAGCATTTTCTGGTGTTACAGTAACTTTTAAATCAATCGAATCCCCCTGTTCCAGTATGATATCCTGTTGCTGGATTTCTATTTTTTCAATAGGAACATACTCTTTTTGAATTTGGTTCATGATATTATTGACCATTGCAAATTTTTCCTTGGAAACTCTTGATCCACCATTATATATAGGTCGTGATAAAGATATTCCAGAATTATGCACTGCACTAATTTGTGCATTAGAATCATAGACCGGCGAACCGCTTTGCCCCCCAACAGAATCAAGAAGGTAAAACAATGCCTCTTTTCCCCAACCTACTCGTTCAAATATATGTCTACCATATTCATATCTGAGCGTCTCATGAATTGGTTGGGATTCTGTGTACATATAAAAATTTTTATCCCCTGGATATCCACTTATTGTGAATGTTTCTCCTGCTTTATTAGCGTAATTTAAACCAAGCCAACCTGTTTTTTCACCAATCGGCCTATCTAATTTTACTAAAGCAAAATCGTTTCCAACTTGTTTATCAGTCATATATTCTTTTAAAATATAAATTTTCTCCATTTTGGCTTCTCCAAATGGTTTATTCCAATAACCGATACGCCCTGGTACAATAAGTCCATCCGAAAAAAAACCATTATTATAAACCGCATGTGCACATGTCAAAAATATGTTTTTTTGAATCAAAGCACCACTACCAATGCTGTTAGGATGTTCTAATTGCGCAACCGCTGAAAAAGGAAATTTTGTTGTGTCTTGAACTAACTCTCTACCATCTTCTCCTATTATCCCTCTCGTTTCAGGCATACCTTGCGGTCGCTTTGCTTCTAAAAATTCAGGCATTCCTTCATACAGACTCTCATCAAAAGGAATAATCCTTTCTGTCTTGGTCTTCACATCGTACTCCACAAAGTCATACACACTTTCCGCTTTACCTATTTCTGGGGTTAAAAAGAATATTCCAAAAAATACTGCGGTTCCCAACATTAAATTTTTCATTTTCTTCCTCCTGTTTTTAATAGTTTCATTCAATAAATATCCCCTTTATGTAATAAAATAATAACTATTACAATACAAATATAACATAACGTTCGATTTACAAATTCCATATATTACTAAAAAAGAAGGATAATAATCCAACAAACAAAAACTGGCAACTATTCGTTCATTACTATCAATAATCAAATGACCTTTTAGTCCTATTTGAAATAAACGACATATGTTTCCAATTTAGCGTTAAATTCAACATTCACATGTTTTCTTGGTTGATTTGTTTTCTTCATTTTTATATTTTATTTTTAGAAAAGTACCAATCAGTAGCATTTTGTTACCACCATGGTTTAATTGTTACACTCATCAATAACTCACAATTTTCCAATCTGGAATCAGGTACTTTTTTCTTTATCCTATAGTCATGGCGGTCAATGAAAAACGGCTCTTCTTGATGAATAACAAATTTTTGCTACTGTCAGACGCTAGTTTCCATTCCAAAGCATAAAAATAGATCAACCATCGATTACGACGATTGATCTATATATAGGTATTTTTTAGTTGAATACACGAATCATTTATCGAAAGTCTTCAGCGTATTGGATCATAAAAATTCATGCTCTCATAGATAAGATAAGTTAAATTTATTTTTATCTTTACGAAAAATTGTTTAAGATTTAATACTAATAGCCACTTGATTAAGGGATGGTTGTTAAACATAAGGCCTTTCCCTTTTTGGTTGAGTTTAGTCCATCCTTTGAATCTCGACATCATCAAGATTGATCCCTTTCGGCAAGGTTACCTCAGTTCCATCTTTAAACGTTTTAATCGTCATTTCTTGTCCATCAATTACTTCTGTACGTTCACTTACTACATCTGATTCTTTTTTGTCTAATTTTTCTCCCATTTTGGGACTTTCCTCATCTTTCTTATTTTCCTTACTTCCACAAGCAGCTAATGTAACTACCACTAATAATAACAATGCTATTAAGGTAAGTCTTCTTTTTTTCATAGCTGAATTCCTCCTATCATCTTGATATAGCAATTCTAACAAAACACCGTAGATTCTATTTGTAAATAACGTGGATTTTTTCTGTATTATGTCAGAGCATGAGGAAAACTATCAATATAGGACGAATGAAGCTGTGAAAGAATCTTTGGGATATTAAAAAATGTTGATTTGAATATAAGCAACATTCATAAAAAAAAGGCACTCAAACAAGTACCTCTCTGGATGTCTTATTGACCGAATCACCAGAAATAAGACAGATTACAAATATAAACTCACATTATTTACAATTTGAGTGAAAAAAATGTGAATAATGTGGTATGCTAATAGTATAATGAAAACTACAAAAAGGTGCGCAAATCCTTTAAAAAGTCTTCTAGCATAAATCACCAAAAAGCGCATATGCTAGGGGACATTATACTTGTAATCTTATTTACAAGTATAGCTAATTTTTAAACGAAATGTTAGCTAAAGTAATGGTATTTGCTATAATAGCAAGTAATCTACAGGTCAGCTTGAATAAAAATAGGAATATTTTTGCTTTCTGAAAGGATAGAGGTAACTTCTCGTTCAATACTTTTTGCAAACTGTTGCTCTCCAAGTTTATTTAATAAATGGATGTAGTCAAAAATATTTTCTTTATACTTATCGTCACCAGTAATTAAATAGCTTGTTAAATTATCTAAGTACCGAATGACCATTTTATAATCAAACGTAAAATTGCCTTCTTTTTTAGTTGCTAATTTTAAGTAATAACGGCTTTCTTCATATTCTTTTTTACGTAGCAGAGTTGTGATTAAATTATTGATCATGTTTTTAATAAATTCTGTTGTCTCTACATTCCTGACTTCTATATCTTTAACAGGTAAGGCTTTTTTAGCTAGGCTCTTGATTTGTTTATCATCAAACAGAAAAATTGTATTGGATAATACAGCGTAATCATACTGAAAAAAATACTCTTTTTCCATTAGCAGTTCATAAATTTGATCTAACTCTTCTTGGCTTACAGGAGAAATTTCTTTCCAAAAATTGGAGAATAATGTTTTTATACCAATAAAATTAGCCATTTCCCTAAGATGCATTTCTTTAGAAAATGCTAATTTGTTATAGTACTCCAGTAACTCATGTTTACTTGCGTTATCAGCTGGATTATTACCACATTGTTTAAATAGTTTACGATACTTTTTTTGTTCCATACTGTCTTCTAAATATTCTGAAAATTCTTCTAACGGAATAGAGAAGCGTTCTAAAATATCTATTAACTCAGAAAATCTTAATATCTTTTTTCCTGTCTCAATTTTAGAATAGACGGAAGTATCAGTATGTGTAAGGATATCTTTTTGCTTTAAATTTTTATTTTTTCTAAAAAAATAAAGTGCTTCTTCTACATTCATTCTAATTTCACTCCCTTTTGTATAAGTATAGCACATTATTACATATAAATTGTTTGAAATATTCTATTTTTGAAAGGAGGGATTTCCATGATTACAGTTGCTGTTGCAGTTACTATTTCAGTTTTTATTTGGGTTAACATTTAATTTGATTAAACCAACATTCCTGAGATAACTATTTAGTTATTTTACTAAACAACCCTTGTATCTCAAAAGATACAAGGGTGTTTAAGTAAGAAGAAAGTAGCATAGCTTTTTCATCTGAGAACTAGATCACTTTTCTTTAATTAGGTAGTTTTGTTAATCAACAGTCAATAATAGGGCTGAGTTTCATTTGACACTTATTTATTTGTCCATTCATTATATAATTAGTGTCTTCCTTAAGATATCAAATAGACCAACCACCGATTAAGATGATTGATCTTTATAGATATAATGATACTATTCTTCTAGTACACTGTCATAAGTGGAATTCCCTGTTTAATTTCGCCTTTAGCCATTACTAATACTTCTTCGTAGTTCGCTGAATTTGTAACAATTATAGGGGTAACCATTGAATAACCCTCTTTTTCAATTTCTTCCCTACTAAAACTAACTAATTTATCACCAACTTTAATCGAATCCCCTACATGAACAAACAATTCAAAATATTTTCCTTTTAATTCAACCGTATTCAAGCCAATATGAATCAACACTTCTGCACCATTATCATCTTCAATTCCAATAGCATGCTTCGTTTCAAAAATACTTATTATTTTTCCACCTACAGGAGCATAAACTTCGTTTCCTTTTGGTAAAATAGCTACACCTTTTCCCATCAT
The DNA window shown above is from Enterococcus sp. 4G2_DIV0659 and carries:
- a CDS encoding helix-turn-helix domain-containing protein produces the protein MNVEEALYFFRKNKNLKQKDILTHTDTSVYSKIETGKKILRFSELIDILERFSIPLEEFSEYLEDSMEQKKYRKLFKQCGNNPADNASKHELLEYYNKLAFSKEMHLREMANFIGIKTLFSNFWKEISPVSQEELDQIYELLMEKEYFFQYDYAVLSNTIFLFDDKQIKSLAKKALPVKDIEVRNVETTEFIKNMINNLITTLLRKKEYEESRYYLKLATKKEGNFTFDYKMVIRYLDNLTSYLITGDDKYKENIFDYIHLLNKLGEQQFAKSIEREVTSILSESKNIPIFIQADL